The Eschrichtius robustus isolate mEscRob2 chromosome 16, mEscRob2.pri, whole genome shotgun sequence DNA segment agagccctgccctcctcccctgtTGTCCTTCTGACTAGAGCCTGGAAACCTGGCCGGCGTCCGGCACATCATCCTCGTTCTCTCGGGAAAGGGGGGTGTTGGGAAAAGCACCATCTCCACGGAGCTGGCCCTGGCCCTGCGCCACGCAGGCAAGAAGGTGAGTGCCTCCCATCTCCTGAGCCGCCACCCCTGCCCCTTGTGGGCCTTGGCCGGTGCCCTGCATGCCACGTGGACGTCCTGCCTCCTTGCAGGTGGGTATCCTCGACGTGGACCTGTGTGGCCCCAGCATCCCCCGCATGCTCCGGGTGCAGGGCAAGGCTGTGCATCAGTGCGACAGTGGCTGGGTGCCTGTCTTCGTGGACCAGGAGCAGAGCATCTCCCTCATGTCTGTGGGCTTCCTGCTAGAGAAGCCGGATGAGGCAGTGGTGTGGAGAGGCCCCAAGAAGAACGGTAATGACCTGCCAGGGGACAGTACTGTCAGCCTGCTGGCCTCCCCAGCTGCCCTCTTGGTGCAGGAGCCCCAGGGCTGCTGGCTCTCCTCCACACAGCCCTCCCCCCACAGCACCAGCCTCCGGTAAAGTTCAAAAGACTCTAGTGCTGGCCTTTTCATTTCCAAGACTCTCCCGCCGTGCACCTGAGCAGTCAGCCCGCAAGTATTCAGACAGCGGGCCTGAGGGGCAAGAGCGTGAGACCCAGCTGTGAAGCCTTCAGCCACCTGGTCCATCCCCTGGGGCTCAGACCACCCAGAGCGCCTGGTGGGGCTCTGGTGCCTTTGCACAAGCAGATGGCATTAAACTCCCTCTGGTAGGCAGAGCGAGGCTGCCAGGTGTGAGAGCAAGCTCAGGGTGGGGGCTGCTTCCAGGACACGCTGGCCACCTCTCGGGCACAGATACCCGCCCCAGGAGGGTCCGCGCTAGCCATCCTCAGCTAAGGCCAGAGCAGAAGTCCTAGGGGTAGGGTGGGGAAGGGTCTCCCCACCTTGCTGTACTCATCCTGCCCCTGGTGAGGAATGGCACACGCAGCTCTCGGGGTGCCCGGTGGTACCGGAACCCACAGACACCACCCTgccccagggctgggaggaggcacCGGGCTTCGTGTGACCCCTTTGTGAGACCCTGCCTCGCCTGCTCTCTCCCCGACCCCGGGCCACCCTGGGTCTCCACAGCACTGATAAAGCAGTTTGTGTCCGATGTGGCCTGGGGGCAGCTGGACTACCTGGTTGTGGACACGCCCCCGGGGACCTCTGATGAGCACATGGCCGTGGTGGACGCCCTGCGCCCCTACAGCCCCCTGGGGGCCCTCGTGGTCACCACACCCCAGGTACTACGGGAGCACCCTCACCCTGGGGCAGGTACTTTGCCCTACTCTTTCCGCTCATCTTGGCTGAGTTTTCGGGATGCCCATCAGCTGGTCCTGTCTCTTTCCTGGTCTCCAGGCAGTGTCCGTGGGGGACGTGAGGCGGGAGCTGACCTTCTGTAAGAAGGTGGGGTTGCGGGTGATCGGGGTCGTGGAGAACATGAGCGGCTTCGTCTGCCCACACTGCGCGGTGAGTTGTAGGAAGTTGCAGGAAGTCGGGGGCGTGGGTGGTCGGCCCCTCCCCTTCGAGGGTGGTGAGAGGCCTGGAGGTGGACCCCACACCTCTGTGTTCTAGGAGTGCACCAACATCTTCTCCAGGGGAGGCGGTGAGGAGCTGGCCAGACACGCTGGAGTCCCCTTCCTGGGTGAGCGAGCCAGGGCTGCCCCGGGGCCCCTGCTCTAGGTGGCCTTACCTCCCTACGCCTCCTGCGCCcagggaagagaagaggagggTGGAAAGTCCCGTCCTCCCTGAGCTGCGAGTGTCAGCTAATCTCTAACAAATTGGTTCCCACCAACTGGACAGAGGCAGCCCCCCGGGCTTTGAGTGGGCGTCCACAGCTAAGACGCCTGCTGAGACCACGGGGGTGCAGAGGGGCGGCCGAGGCTCTGCGAGCCTGTATCAGGGACACCGTGGGTGGCACGGGACCATGTCCCCAGCACTCGCTCTGTGCTTTCTTCCAGTGGCCGGAGCCCGAGAGGTGGTGGGGCCGGGCCTGCTGGGCGGGTTGCTGGCCGTCCCAGTGGAGATTGAGGCCAAGAGTACCTTCCTGCCAGGCACCTCAGCAAGAGGTGTCTGCTCTCGGCTAAAGTGGCACTGCCAGCGGGCTCCTGGGCTGTGGGGAGCGTGGACATGGCCTCCTGGCCCTGGGCTTTGCTCTCACCACCTGGCCCCTTCTctgctcccttcccttctctctcccaggCTCTGTGCCCTTGGACCCCGAGCTCACGCGGAGCCTGGAGGAGGGCCGAGACTTCATCCAGGGGTTCCCCGAGAGCCCCGCGTTTCCCGCGCTCTCCTGCATAGCCCAAAAGATTCTGAACGAGGTGCCTGTTGGACTTTCCTGACCGAGGCAGTTTGCGTGTCTCCTCTGTGTGCTGTGGGGCTCGTGCTCACAGCCCGGAGCAGAGGTGGCAGCACGGTTCCTGGAACCTGTGGCCCTGGGCTGCCGTCACCATGTGCTCCTCTCCCCGTGGGCCTGCCCTGGACATTTCTGGTGCTTCAGCAGCATCTCAGCCTCAGAGCCACTGACAGTCGGTGGTTCCGCCTGGTTGGCCTGTGGCAGGGCCCGGGGATAGCGTGAGGTCGCGATGCCGTGGCctgacctccctggtggtgcagctcGGTACTTACATGCCCCAGACAGACTGGCTGCTCCCGACAGCCAAGTCTCCACGTTGTTCACAAAGCTTGTGTGTCTGGGAGCGCACTGGGCCTATAATCCTGGTGAAACAGGCAGCAGCACTCAGTAAGGTGTCAAACTTGTAATTCAGAGGAGCCCAAAATAAACGCGTCCCACCGCCGTGGTTACAGGTCTGACCTTTCTAGATCATTCTGCTCTGGTCCCGCCTCCCTGGCTTAGTGTCACCATGTCCTGTGGCAGACAGTGTCAACTCCCTAAGTCCCAGGAACTGGGCCAACAGCCCTGTCATCGACAGGCTCCTGAAGACTCGGGTGAAGATACGTTTGGGGAGAGTTTGTCGGGTAACTTGTGTGAGTGGCCATGCTTGGCCCAGTGAGAGCTAAGTGCCCGCCCCGCCCTCCGTGCTGCGGGCCTGAGGGGTTGAGCTGAAGAGCAGAAAGGTGAGTGTGAAACAGAGTCCTGGGGGTTTTCCCTGCACGTCTCCAAGGCAGGCCAGGAGGGGGAAGTtttggaaagcagaatggtggcaTGGTGTGCTGTTCTTCCCAATGGGAGAGATGGGGTGCTCAGTAGAGAATGTGGAACGGTCCCTGGGGCACGGGTGGCAGGGGGCCTGGGGAAGCAGCCCTCAGGTACCACTTCGTGGGGGCAGATGGGGAGGCGAGGAGTGTACCAAGGATGGATGTTTCTTGTGGGGGTGTGGGGAGCGGGGCCAGAACTGTTGAGGGGTTTAGCCAGGAGCACAGGGACCTGGAGAGTGAGGGTCTGCACCCCCTCTGGCCCCAGGCTGGCCTCAgcaggagcagctgggccccagcGTCCCAGGACCAGGCCACCTCCGAGGACACTGCCCAGCGAGGGGGGCTGAGATGCCGAGGTTCCTGGAAGACCTGAGTAAGTGCCCGCCACTCCTCAGGTGGGGATGGGGCCTGGGGACTAGTGGACGAGAAGAGAGTCTGGGCACAGGACAGGAAGGGTTGTGGACAGGCGTGTGGGACCAAGGCAGCCAGAGGTGGGGCAGGCACGGCATAGAGGGGCCCGCGGCCCAGCCAGCACTCCTCCCTCCCTGAGCTCCCCACACAACCTCATACGCGGCCACATTTATTGGGTTGCTTTTAATTGATGATAGCTGGGGAGGCTGTGTCCCCAACCCTCCTGGTCAGGCCCTCAGGGACCAGGCTGGGGCCCACAGGTCCCAGGTCCATGTCCCCTGGGGTGGCGAGGGCCCGTCCAGACCCCAGGGCGGCCTCCGGTCAGCAGTGGGCAAAGTGGGCCTCGCTGACGTCGCGCAGGTCAAGGCCCAAGACGCTGGGGGGGCTGGCGCAGGTGATGTTGTTGTAGGCGTATGCGGGCGGCTGGCGGTCGTCGTCTCCCTCCGCCATGGCCTGGACAAAGCGGGGCACGACGCCCGGGTGCTGCAGGGTGAAGGCCCTCAGGGCCTTGAGGGGGCAGCCGCAGTCCCAGGGGTTGCCCTCGAGCCACAGGCGCTCCAGGCCGGGGGGCTGCGGCACGAAGGTCCGCAGCGAGTTGTTCCGGAGGCTGAGGTAGCGCAGCCGCCCCAGCGGCGCGAGCACAGTCTCAGGCAGCGCCTCCAGGCGGTTGTGCGACATGTCCAGCCAGAAGATGCGCTGCAGGGGCCCCAGGGCATCCACCGATAGCGCAGACAGCCGGTTGCGGGAGAGGAGGAGGTACTCCAGGTGGCTGAGGCCCTGGAAGAGCTGGCCAGGCAGGTGCGTGAGCTGGTTGGAGGTGAGGTCCAGCTCCAGCAGCTCAGCCAGCCCCCCCAGGCTCTGCTCATCGATGGCCGCAATGCCGTTGTCCTTGAGGAAGAGCCGGCGCAGCCCCGAGAGGCCGGTGAAGGTGTGTGGGCCGAGGCAGCCCAGGCAGCTGCCCTCCAGGTGCAGGCTGTGCAGCTTGCCCAGGCCCTGGAACGCCTGCTCTGGAAGGTTCCTCAGACAGTTGCCAGAGAGGTTCATGACGGCCAGGTTGTAGAGGCCCAGGAAGACGCCCGCCTTGAGCTCCTGGAGCTGGTTGTTGTTGAGCGCCAGCACCTCCAGCTGGTCCAGGCCCTCGAAGGCCTCCTCCGGCAGCTGCCGGATACGGTTGTAGCCGAGCTGCAGCTCCTCCAGGAAGTGCAGGTCCTTGAAGGTCCGGGGCCGAAGGCCGGCAATGGCATTGTGTGAGAGGCGCAGAACGTGCAGGCCCAGCAGCCCCGGGAAGGTGTCCTCCAGGAGGCCACCCACGCGGTTGTGTGACAGGTCCAGCCAGCGCAGCGCCTTCATGCCCAGGAAGGCACCTGGGGCCACGGCGGCGATGAGGTTGTGGTCCAGGTAGAGCTTCTGGAGCTTGGGCAACTTGACGAAGACATTGGCTTTGACGCTCCGCAGGGCATTCCTGCTCAGGTCCAGCTCGCGGAGCTCGCTGAGGCCGCAGAAGAGCGCGGGCTGCAGGTAGGCCAGCTTGTTGCCCGCCAGCACCAGCTCGCGTAGGCTGGCCAGGTCCTGGAATGCAGTGTCGGGCAGCACGGCCAGGCTGTTCCAGCCCAGGTTGAGGTCCCAGAGGTGGGCAAGGCCCCTGAAGAGGCCCTCATCTACCCGGCTGAGCAGGTTGTTGTTGAGGCCGAGCGAGGCCAGGCCCGGCGTGTGCAGGAAGGTGCGGGCCGCCAGGCTGCGCAGTTGGTTCCGCTCCAGGTGCAGGTGGTACAGGTTCTGCAGGCCCAGCAGCGCCTGTGGCTCCAGGCTGGCCAGCCCGCTGCCCTGCAGGTTGAGGAAGCCCAGGCTGGAGAGGTTCCGGAAGGTGGCCGCGGGAATGAAGGAGAAGTTGTTTCCGTCCAGCCACAGGGCCCTGGTGCCGTCCGGGATGCCACTGGGCAGCCGCGTGAGGTTCCGAGAACTGCAGAAGACGCTGAGCTCATCCGTGTAGTCGTCGTGGCCGCAGGAGCAGACGGCTGGGCACTGGGGGCCCTCGGGGTCTGCCGGTGCCGCGGGCTCCTCTCCCTCCAGGCTGTGGGAGCCCAGCACTGCCCAGGAGACCAGCAGCACCACCAGGGCCGGGCCTCCTGTGGGGAGAGGGGCTTGGGGAGGCAGCACTGAGGCGGCCCAGGATGTGAGCCCAGGGCAAGCAAGACATGGAACCTTCCAGGCCTCAGCCACACACCTGGACCACAGCACACAACCGTTTAGAGAAGGTACTGCTGACCGGACCAGAGAAGGTATGGGCTGAGATCTGCGTCCCCCACTTAAATGGGAAGCGGAGACCAGGCAGGACGACTGGGACCTTATCTGGTTCAAAACCAACTGCCCTTTCCACCCCACAGGACCGACGGGGTGGCAGTGCCTGTTCCAGAGAAAACTGAAGGCTGGGGACCTGGCCACTAGGCTGTGTGTTCATCTGCATCCCCAAGGTGGACACTCAAGCCAGGCTAGGCTGCCAGGCAGGCCTGGAGGAAAGTGTGAGAGAACGTTCTGGAGCAGGCTTGCTGCCCTGATTGTCTGGACAGTGAGCTGGATGCCCGCTGCCCCAGCTAGACCCCCGACTGGGGGGTACTCACCTCCGTAGTGTGTCCGGCATGCACCCAGGGACTTGGCCCAGTGCTGgtgtggggagaggaagagggtgcAGGCCTCAAGGGCAGATGGGGACCCCAGGCCACTGACCCACCAGAGGTTGGGTTGTGGCACAGGACAAAGGATGCCAGGCTCCACAGCAACAATCCCCCATAAGTTCCACTGGGCACTGGGCTGCCCACCACATCAGGCCTCTCTCTGGTCTCTGAGAGTTCTGGGTCCCAGGGTGGACACACCAGCTGGATTGGGCTAGGCTCCGAGAGGGGACAGGGTGGCAATAGCCTGGCCTCTGAGCAGCTGGGAGGGCAGCACGCCCTGGCCCAGTGGAGGGTCTGAGGCAGGGCCCCTGGGGTGGCAGTGTGGGGGCCCTTCCTCCCCTGCGCTGCCAGCCTGGGCCCTCGGGtaggagaggagggggcaggaggcaaCAGCGATTCTCCAGGGCCAGGCACCCCACCACCCCAAGTGGCCACATTTCCCCCATGGGCTCCCAGAGCCCCGGCCCACCTAGAGCTGAGCCCTCCCTGGGGGCAGCCCCTACCCCAGTGGGCTTGGGGGCACACGGTCGCCGCCCCCCACCGAAGTGAGTGGCTGGGGCACGTGGGGGCCTCACCTCTCCTCAGGGCCATCCCTCGTGCAGAGCAGGCCGCAGGCGGGCAGGGAGCGGGGCGCGTCTGTTGGGGCCGGCTGCTCCTGCCCTCTGGATTTCCCCACTGCCTCTGGGGCAGCCAGCACCCTTGTCACCGGCCAGCCCAGCCTGCTGGCCCCAGCTCCATTAACCCCCTCCTGCCGGGCTGCCAGCATCAGCACTGAGGCCCAGGGTGCGGATGGCACAGGGGACAGGCTGGGGGCTGCATCTGCCCTGACGCATCTTCAGGGTGCAGGGTGGCCCGGGGTGCAGCTCTGAGGGACAATGGGGGCCCATCCCCCCATCTTCCCAACCCCCCCATCTTCCCATCCCCCTGCAGGGCTGGGCGGAGCAGAGCTGGGGCTGCAGGCAGTGCTGGGCGGGGGTCTCCCTTGGAGCAGCCTGTGAGGGGCTGGTGCTCAGCTGGCCCCCCTGCCTGTGGGTAGGGGCCCCTCAGGGGGCTCCTAGGGTCTTCCCTCCCAGCAGATGGCCATGTGGGAGTTAAGCGGGAACCACATGTCTCTAAATGGGCCTGCCCATCTACCCCCGGCATGCTGAccactcccccctcctccccatttcCTAACTGCCTGGGTGGGGTCCTTGTTCAAGCTCCCAGGGGCCTGGCCCAGCCTTGGCTTCTCCCGTGACCTCAGGGTCAGCTGCTGTCTGgccactgcccctccccctaGCCTCTTCTAGGAATGCTTGGCAGGGCTCCGGCCACTTTGTGTTTGCTTTCCCCAACAATGTCCTCCCAGGAAGAGAGTGGGGGACGGCTGGCCTCGGGGGCGAGGTCTTGTGGCTGTGAGACCAGCCCCCACCAGCAGTGGGCCCCATCCTGCCCTCCAGGGCTCCTTTGGGGCCACGGCCACCCTGCACTGCACAGGCCCTGGGACAGGTACCCAGTGCCCGGCCTGAGGTCAGCCACAGGTCAGACATGGTAAGAAGGGGTGTGGCTGCTTGATTCCAGGTGCCATCCTCCCCTCCACCTGGGGAGCCCTGGGCTCTTCCAGATCTGACCACATCTCCCCCAGGCTGCCAGGTGCAGTGGTACTCTCCAGCCACCCCTCCCTCCTTTACTGAGGACCCTTCCTCTGGCTGCCAGCTGTGCCTGCCCACCAGTCCCTCTGCTCTGCCTGGGGCGGGGAGCCTGTGCTCGGAAGGGGCCAGAAGGcattgaaaaaggcaaaactgagtCTGGGGAGGGCAAGGCTTGTCGAGGTTTAGGAGACTCTCGAACCTCTTGGTGAGGCAGAGGAGGAAGTCAGGTTTGCCTCCTGAAAGGTACATGGTGAGGAGAGAAGAAGTGAGGTAGGCAGGAGCTGTCCGGGCCCAGGAGAGGCTGGAGCCCAGGCCCGCCCCTGAGCCTCGTGgcgccccctccccagctcatCCTGCAGCAGTGCTGAGGGGCGGCTTTGTCTTCCTCCCTTTATtgagctttgatttttttccaggtCGTTTCTCAGCTTCTCTTCTGAGAAATTATAGATCTGCAGGGAGAAAGTCCACGCCCAGAAATTTACACGGTAAACATACATTTACACAGCAGAAAATGCGGACTCAGCAGGAGTCCGGGGCCATGGGGCCTCTTCACCAGGAAACTCCCCGCATGCAGGCCAGGGGCACGTGGACTGGAAGGAGGGTTAGCATTCCTGTCTCCTCACACTTGGAGGGTTGGGGCTGGAAACTTCCTGTAAATCCCCAGTAGAGCTTGTGTGGCGGAGAACCCTTATCGGGACTGCGGCAGGCGGGTTAGGTATTTGTAAACCTTTCTCGAGTCCTGTGGTAACACTGGTGTTCAGCCCGCTGAGTTCAGAGAAGACCTCTATCCTGGCCGCCCGGGGCCAGCTCTGTCCCTGCTCCCCCAAAGCGGCCAGTCCTGACCCAGGCTGACTACTGCCTTGGCCTCTCTTTCCAGTTCACCCCGAGGGTCCCCCAGAGGAGTCTGGTTTCTGGTCTTCGTGGAAATGGTGTTGTACGGAAGCCCCAGGCCCGGCCACTCGTGTGCCAAGTCATAgcatcccttccctccttcctgtcGTGGTGCTGCAACCCTGTGGGGTCCTTGTGTGTTTCTGTGGTCCTGAGTGGACCCACTGGGACCAGCCTGTGTCATCCTTGCAGGTAAGGCCACCCCCTTCCTGGGTAGTTAGGGGTCACACCTTCCTGGGGCAATAGGGGTGCCCTCAACACCACCCCCACCCTGTCTACTCTCAGCCCTGAAGGTGGGGGGACAGTGGCTTTCATTGTCCTGTGTTTCTTCAATCACCAATGATGGCAGCTTTTCATAGGGAGGCTCACTGGCCAGTGGATTGTCCTTTTCTGTAAAGTACATGTTTAAGTCTCTTGCTGTCAGTGTGACTtacgttttttttaaaactgtattctGGATGCAAGCCCCTTGTTAGGTATGTGTGGCCAGTGTTGTCTTCTGCACCGTGGTTTGCATCTCCATTCTCTTCATTGTGATTCTGGTGAGAGTTCTTAATTTTAACGTGGTCTCATAAGGTGTTCCTTAAAtggaaaaactgcaaaaaaagattttttatctAGGCTGATGTATGTATCATGATTTCAGGTCCCGTTCGGCACATGGACTTGAGTGTATTCTCTTAAAATATTGTGTGAACACGTCACTGCCCTAcctttctctgtgacatctttgggCCACCCTTTCTCTTTCACTTCCTAAGAGTGAGGTGATGctcaagtttcattctttttggtgGGTTATGATCGCCTCCCCACATTTAGCGCAGtggctttccttccctcctcGCTCCTGGACGCCACCCTTGCCGTGGTCAGGGGCCGCACAGCCTGGCCCTTTCTGGGCTCCCCCTGAACCATGGAGGCAGAGCAGATCCTTCTCTGTCTGCAAGAGCTTCCAGGCTCTTCGTGGTCTGTGTGTTTCCTTGTCTACGGTGGGAGCAGCCTGTCCAGGTTTGACTTGTGTTGCAGTTTGAGTCTTCCAATCTGTGGACATGGCATTAGgtcgtcttcagtttctttcagtgGTGTTTTTGTAGATTTCCACGTTACGATCTtgcatatattttttagattttttttttcctgtagacgGTTGTTacttttgatactattgtaagtgttaccttttttcctctttcatttcattttgttttagctGAAATATTTTTCTGGAAGTATGCTGGGATAATGTAATAAAGTATTAATTGTGGTGCCTTTACCCAACGATTGTTTCTAAAACAGCTTGATTGATGTACAATTCTCACACCATAAAGTTCACCCACTGTCGATATAAAATTCAGTGATTCTTAGTAAATGTGTACAGCTGTGCAGCCACACGCACAGTCCAGCTTTAGAACATCCCCATACAATCGGTGGCCTTCTGTATCTCACCTTTTGCACTGagcatgttttcagggttcatctacATAGtgtatatcagtacttcattccttgttatggctggacaatattctgttttatggatttgccacatttgtttattcatcagaTGATAGACATCTGGTTTGTTCCTATTttggggttattatgaataatgttgccatgaacatttgtgtatgagtttttgtgtggacgtagcTTTCACTCCTCTTGGGTAGAttcttaggagtggaattactggttcACATAGTATTTatgtctagtttttaaaaaactgttttccaaaatgattgtATCATTTTACAAATTACGAGAATTCCAATTCCACATTCTCACTACTATTTGGTATggtcagttttgttttcttttgttttttagctcTTCTGTTCCTCTGACAGTTGATATTGGGCAcctattcatgtgtttgttggcattcttatatcttctttggtgaagtgtctgttcaagacttttgtccattttttaactgaGTTGACTCCTTACGGAGTTGCAACACTATATATTATGGATATAAgactttatatattatggatcaTCAAGGAtaacatttgcagatatttttgtttgtggtttgTCGCCTTTTTTTCACGTTGTCTTTTGAAGTACGaaagtttattttaatgaagtccaaaatttatcagtttttttctctCATGGCTCATGATTTTGGTGTggtgtctaagaactctttgcctaacccaagatcacaaagatcTTCTAATCAAGGATCATAGAATCTTTCCGTTTACTTACATCTTCTCTTAGTTTGCAGTGTATAAATCTTGCACTAATTTTGatcatttctaagtattttgttagttttgatgctattatggagttgttttaattttgttttcagactGTTTGTCATTAGTATGTgcaaatacaacagatttctcttgttaatcttgtGTCCTAGGAccttactgaatttattagttccaggtatgtgtgtatatctggATTCCTTAGGATAAGCCACATACAGGATCACACCATCTGTGAATAAggacatttttacttatttttactcCTTTCCAATATGTATActgccttttgtgtgtgtgtgtgtgtgtgtgtgtgtgtgtgtgtatatgcctTATTGCACATCAGTACAATGTTGAGAAGTGGCAAGAGcagatatccttgccttgttcctgattttagtgggaagCATTCAGTCATCCACTGTGAATTATGATGCTGGcttatgtttttcatttatgCTGTCACAGACAGAATAATGCTCCCaaaccaaagatgtccatgtccttaTCCCTGGAATCATAAGTGTGtcaggttacatggcaaaggggaattgaggttgctaatcagctgaccttaagatAGATTAATGTGGATTTTCCAGGTGGCCCCAGTGTAATTACAAGGGTCCTCTAAAGTGGCAGAGGGCATCAGAAGAGGTCGGTGTGAGGCAATGAGAGAAGGACTCAACCCACAGCTGCTgacctttgaagatggaggaaggaggtcAGGAGCCAAGAATGCAGGTGCCTCTAGCAGCAGGAAagagcaaggaaacagattctcccttagagcctgCAAAAGGAACCAGCTCTGTGGACGCTTTTAGTCCAGTGAGACtcatgtcagacttctgacctccagaactgtcagaTGACACAtctgtgtggtttttttcttttatttatttatcgattgattagctgcgttgggtcttcattgctgtgtgcagtctttctctagttgtggcgagcgggggctactcttcattgcagtgcgtgggcttctcgttgtggtggcttctcccattgtggagcacaggctctaggtgcgcaggcttcagtagttgtggcacacggactcagtagctgtggctggcgggctccagagcgcaggctcagtagttgtggcgcatgggctcagttgctccatggcatgtggaatcctcccagaccaagcctcgaacctgtgtccccctgcattggcaggcggattcttaaccactgtgcaaccagggacgTCCCCATTTATGTTGTCTTAAACAACTGAGTTTGTAATGATTTGATACAGCAGCATTTGGAAATTACAGATGTCCT contains these protein-coding regions:
- the NUBP2 gene encoding cytosolic Fe-S cluster assembly factor NUBP2 isoform X2, with the translated sequence MEAAAEPGNLAGVRHIILVLSGKGGVGKSTISTELALALRHAGKKVGILDVDLCGPSIPRMLRVQGKAVHQCDSGWVPVFVDQEQSISLMSVGFLLEKPDEAVVWRGPKKNALIKQFVSDVAWGQLDYLVVDTPPGTSDEHMAVVDALRPYSPLGALVVTTPQAVSVGDVRRELTFCKKVGLRVIGVVENMSGFVCPHCAECTNIFSRGGGEELARHAGVPFLGSVPLDPELTRSLEEGRDFIQGFPESPAFPALSCIAQKILNEVPVGLS
- the NUBP2 gene encoding cytosolic Fe-S cluster assembly factor NUBP2 isoform X1, with product MSTKLLQRWIHPSDYKCNAGEKNLKKFVIRADLLQEPGNLAGVRHIILVLSGKGGVGKSTISTELALALRHAGKKVGILDVDLCGPSIPRMLRVQGKAVHQCDSGWVPVFVDQEQSISLMSVGFLLEKPDEAVVWRGPKKNALIKQFVSDVAWGQLDYLVVDTPPGTSDEHMAVVDALRPYSPLGALVVTTPQAVSVGDVRRELTFCKKVGLRVIGVVENMSGFVCPHCAECTNIFSRGGGEELARHAGVPFLGSVPLDPELTRSLEEGRDFIQGFPESPAFPALSCIAQKILNEVPVGLS
- the IGFALS gene encoding insulin-like growth factor-binding protein complex acid labile subunit, with the translated sequence HSLVARSPAFSFLWNRHCHPVGPVGWKGQLVLNQIRSQSSCLVSASHLSGGRRSQPIPSLVRSAVPSLNGCVLWSRCVAEAWKVPCLACPGLTSWAASVLPPQAPLPTGGPALVVLLVSWAVLGSHSLEGEEPAAPADPEGPQCPAVCSCGHDDYTDELSVFCSSRNLTRLPSGIPDGTRALWLDGNNFSFIPAATFRNLSSLGFLNLQGSGLASLEPQALLGLQNLYHLHLERNQLRSLAARTFLHTPGLASLGLNNNLLSRVDEGLFRGLAHLWDLNLGWNSLAVLPDTAFQDLASLRELVLAGNKLAYLQPALFCGLSELRELDLSRNALRSVKANVFVKLPKLQKLYLDHNLIAAVAPGAFLGMKALRWLDLSHNRVGGLLEDTFPGLLGLHVLRLSHNAIAGLRPRTFKDLHFLEELQLGYNRIRQLPEEAFEGLDQLEVLALNNNQLQELKAGVFLGLYNLAVMNLSGNCLRNLPEQAFQGLGKLHSLHLEGSCLGCLGPHTFTGLSGLRRLFLKDNGIAAIDEQSLGGLAELLELDLTSNQLTHLPGQLFQGLSHLEYLLLSRNRLSALSVDALGPLQRIFWLDMSHNRLEALPETVLAPLGRLRYLSLRNNSLRTFVPQPPGLERLWLEGNPWDCGCPLKALRAFTLQHPGVVPRFVQAMAEGDDDRQPPAYAYNNITCASPPSVLGLDLRDVSEAHFAHC